A region of the Arachis hypogaea cultivar Tifrunner chromosome 15, arahy.Tifrunner.gnm2.J5K5, whole genome shotgun sequence genome:
ctcatatcttgggtagaactttgcccaagtttgatgaatatggttggaaattctgtcaaccaattgaggagcaaagatccttggagattcaaggatgagtacaaacataagccaccatgacaataagcatctcaaaatgtccaacttaaggacttaaactaaaagtgctaggtgggagacaccccaccatggtcaactctttccattcccttttgaatttgcctaataagtgatttgagttaccattgtaggtagatgtttcatacaaatttgtttgtacaatttaattgttagcttagtcacatgcatgttgtgtttagtagtagatgaataatatcaaaaattgtatttttgtgaattctatgatggttgagtgaataagagttgtgaacactaaggggagcacccagcaagtttttttttccaaaaaaaaaaaaaaaaaaaggtagagGGGGCGCGCAGACGCGCACTACGTGCGGGCGACCGACTGTTAGATCCTGGAAGTTCGTgcggacgcgcacctgccgcgtccgcgccgatttgcTGCTGCAAATGATTGGGCCAAACCTCAGAGAGTTAAGCCATTTCTGGGCTAGCTCTAGGCCCCAGGCCCAACCCCATCTGCGCGCGCGCACGCATCGCGCCAGCGCGCCATTTCACAAATTCgtcaatgtacgcggacgcgcactcgCCGCGCGCGCGTCCTTGCCTGGTGCCACCAAACTAGGCCATGGAccagagagttgggcgtgcctcaagcccattctaagcctaaggcccaatctcatgtacgcgtgcgcggatggtacgcgcacgcgcccctgCCTCATATGCCGCCCTACGTTAGCGTGCACtgtacgctcacgcgtggatctcCATCCCCCTCAATTCACGCGGACGCGTATATGCCGCGTGCGCGCAAACCTCGTGGCGCGACTCCCAGGCCATTccccagagagttaggcctgagctgggccaactctaagcccctggcccaactccatgcacgcgtgcgcgcacggtacgcgcacgcgttCTTTCCTCTTTTCTGCTCATCCCCGCTTAagcgcgttgtacgcgcacgcgtagggtCCACATTCTCTCAATgggcgcggacgcgcaaggtgcgcgcgcgcgccaattTAAAAATAGGGATAACCCTAGCTCGCGAAGCAgactgcgcagtcgcgcacctCAACCtaacatcatcttcttcttctcctcgccCCAACTGTCATCGCAGCAGCAACACCGGCCGCCGCCGCGCCATCTTCACCGCCGGCGACTCGCCCTCCCTCATCATCACCTTCTCTTCCCCCTCTCACCACcacccattctctctctctctcactcctctcttcctcctcccGGCCGAATTCCCACCGCGCCACCGTCTCCGCCTCCGCGCCACCATCACcgccttcctctctctctcttcccttctctctTACTCCTCTGACCGACTCACCCTCTCACCATCGCCGTCCCTCCGCCCTTCCGTTTCTCGAACCACCGCGCCACCGTTCACGGCGGTGCCAATCTGTCTCTGCTGCCCTATCGTAGTCCCCACTGTCCATTTTCAGTTTTTCCcagctcccaggttcctgctccatttctgttaattcttttctatttttcctttttatttgttcATTCATGTTCGTTCCTagaattgcatgttagttagctaAATTCAAATGTTGtatgttaggattagttagaaatacttgcggttaggtagctaggactggatagaggattctaggcctgataagtgctccgtatgtGCTTACTTGCTGTTTGTCTGTATGAATGTTGTATGCTGATTTTGGACTGCTTTTTATGCACTTCTTGTTGCCTGAATGCTGTACCACTGCTGCTGTGCTTAATTGATGCTGCTTTCTTACTGTTTGTGCTATtctgctatccgggaacgtccaattttaagccggaatgctgtccgattttcaaggaaattagtttcattttgatctttatttcagttttgggcaaatttccgtttcctttttgacttcccggatttgcacaatCATCGTGAACATGAACCGCAATTTCTCATTCAATTGAGCCTATatatcatcatatcactaatCCACTTTTCGAACTCACTAATTTCTTTCACCATTTTACTTGCACTCACTTTTAACCCTCTTTAACAGTTCTTTCATGAATATGATGATATTAGTGGCTTTTGCATATGAGGTGTTACCTTTAATGAGGATTACGGTTTTGCTACATTCACTTATGCTTACTTGTTCACTTTTACATATTCAGTGCAACATCATGATTGCTCTTTGATAATGGTATCTTGAACATGtcttctttgttacatgctaaatgttttatatattctatcaCACTTTTTTTCAGGATGACGGAtaaaggcaaagccatagccaccgcctccaaaaagagaaaacactctaccccctcCATTCCTTCCATCTACAAGAACTATGCTAGGAATCCATTGCAGGACGAGGATAAAGAGAATCAGCAGTTGCCTTCTACCAATCTTGGCaaattccccaatctctactgtgagcttcggttctctagatatcgaaccacgaagctaaatattgagaagaagttgctcctacctaatgatgtgagacggCGCATTAATGGTCGGATCCTTGAGTTAGGTATTGACTTTGTTGACCGGGATTTGGGTGACATTAATAtctcttgggtgaaggaattctactgcaacttcttccgtccgaccTTGGATTCGGTTCAGctgaggggtagagagattatgctCACCGAGGCCGCCATTGGGGAGGCATTACATTGCCGATACATTCCGCATGACCAGTGTGCCCATCATCAGGCTGAGATAGCCATCCAtaccatgacttttgattatgaggcgcttcgGCGCATGATTGGGATACCGGAGGCTTCATGGGTTATGGATGCGGGCAACACCAAGCTAAAGGGGATGTTATTCACTCATTTGACTAGGGAGGCcaggacttggcagatgatcttcgcccactacgtcctgcctaccacccacttttctgaggtccccatggaggtgcttctgctgatcgggtgtgttatggaagggaaggatgtctccttccctagacttatccgacagtgcatgtggcgggcgcatattcgtggcctacttccgtTTCCcacattggtcacgagtatggcagcCTTGGCTGATGTCCCATGGTCagatgatgatgtgcgaccaccaccagctgatgcagatgacagggatgttactatcccctggggtgtttgggtgcacgagaagccaccTGCTAGCCGCCGCTCTCGGGCTAGGGCTGTCATAGGGACACCTTCACCACCAGCCCCTGCAGCTGGCCCATCCTCTTCTACAGCCGCAGCTCCTTCACCATCTACGGACCCtccagcagcacctgagcctacctATCTCCTGGTCCAGCGTCTCTTCCGGTTCTTAGAGCGAGAGCGACACCATGTCAGACGCCGtttggatcggatggaccaggccCTTATCTCTCTGGGCGctgagctacctccgcttcccgattctccggcctccgatgagcaggatcatcaggaggaggacgcggaggcaccagctcagcaggatgcccctgacacTACAGAGCCAGCGCACATGGAGGCACCACCTCAGACACAGGAGACTcagccggtcccacagccacagtcagagccagagcctatcgttgtacctcccactgctcctccggtttagcatcgaggacgatgcttaattttaagtgtggggagggcaccggtagcattatttgggaaccggtgaacttttttTCGGCCTAGTTACCTCATTTTGCACAtccttgtatatattttgatgcatctgcatttctagtttgctttggatactcttattgcttattttggatttttagatattttgatgcttctagatattattggatgcttttggatatttttagatgttttggatgatagattccgtacttttagttggattttttttttatatatacactttgtttatctttgtttttagttcgtagttgtgattagaaatcatgttttaagtaaaacttaggcaccctttttgcatattatattgattctaagtgaaaaaggaaagggtgaactaagaaaatctttgaacttttcaatcacaacaatgcttagtcaaacattgagatttttcaagaagtttaaatatagggcattaacccaattgattgaaagagaatttttgaacttgcttgaatttcataccttgtgaagcatgtattgaattgagaacacaagcttgtgagacttgagcctattgatgtggttacattttataaccatttatttcccattcttgtgtgaaattgttctctttccatgattgtgatccttaatttgctTGACTCTATATATCCATTTAAttcttgtgtttgtgcatttatatgattgaggccattatttcatttgccacttacccaaatagccaaccttttactctccattgtagccaattttgagcctatgcttaaccaacttattcttattttagcacattacaagcccaaggcgaaaaaccaatgaaaagtccttgtttggatccttgattggcttaggctagtgagagtgttttattattcaaagttggtgaggcttgggaacattggatgggataaaaaggggcaatacacttttatgtttaggaattgggcacatgttcatgtattgattaaatgtagagaccttatgcattgatgttctcgtATTgagtttgaaagaagaaaaagaaaaaaaaaatcatatatataaagaaaaaaaatgatgaaaagaaaagaaaaaaaatgtatatagaaaaagagaaaaaaaaaagagaagcaataaaggggacaaaatgccccaaggtgaagctcagtaagaatcaatgcataagtattgagaaatgaaaaaaaaaaagaatgcatgagtatgtaagaaaaagtgaagaatgggtagttagaatagctcgcatttgtataggtcattagataggttgggtgggaaagtctatgctaatcaaagattcaaatcctaccccacttgaccataaatgatcctaccttgaccctaaccccattacaacctaaatgaaagacctcatgatgaatgtatgcatgcattgaataaatgttgattgttagaagaaaatcaaattttggaaaacatgattagaagagaattgagtgaattaacccttaaacacttgagtgaatagagcggatacacatccggtgagggttcaaaagttcaatcacatgtgttcacccacattatctatattcttgcaagtttgaactctttttaacaattcaatacaattgtggtttggacttggtCCTTATTACTTAGCTCTTgtacttacacatgctctcttgggaattgatttgtttgaactaagcatttccaattgctttagatagttatatttagataggactcatatagtttagttgcattcaataaatgccatgccccttagttccttcttattttagcatgaggacatgctaaggcttaagtgtggggaggttgacaaaccccaatttgacggtttgttttgcattgaatttagaacattttgataaccttttgtcacatttagcctaagaattagcatggttttgttatctcttccataattgtgcttaagtgtagaaacatgctttttaaaccttattttgatgaattctagtttctgtttgattccataagatgccttgatgtgtttgctagtaacctcaggttgaaataggctaagcatggatcaaaggaagcaaggaaggaagcatacaagtggagagaagcataaaaagtcaaagaaacaaagtcagccatgcacgcgcacgcgcacaaggcgctcacgcgcacattgcagaatcgaccagggatgCGCACGCGTATCATGTGCGCATGCGCgcatgatggcacatgacctcattaatgcagcacgtgcctggcgatttgagagggtttctgaacccatttttggcgccaaattgctaagggaaagggataaaaggatgaaggattaaggggaagacATCATTCATTACTATAACATCACTTCCAACTAACTAATCACTTTAGTTtaggtttttagagagagaagctctcacttctctctagaattaggattaggtttaattcttaggtctagatttagattcatgttcttctacttctacatctcaattccttgtagtgacattgattcttcttccattcttctattacaatttcctttatgttgttcttatgatttgttgtagatctactattgttcattccattttctttcaattcaataagaggtaattcataataaatgtgtcttctttgcttttctagtgttgatctcttgtttttgtagttgtagattcctttaattcttgcaattaataatgttcactcctcttgcactttatgtgtttgttgaaatgtctcttttagttttagtatagattttgttcctcttggcctaggtagagtaattagtgacacttgagttatctaattcctttgttgattgataattggagaaattgctaattggtttgaagtgcactaaagctagtctttccttgggagttggctagaacttgtggctcaagtcaattcatccacttgactttcctttaattagtaagggttaactaagtggtagcaatgaacaattctcatcacaattgagaaggataactaggataggacttctagttctcacacctttccaagaagccttttatagtttttagtttattttcattgccatttacttttcatgctccttatccaaaaccccaaaataattcataaccaataacaagacacttcattgtaattcctagggagaacgacccgaggtccaatacttcggtttataaattttaggggtttgtactagtgacaaacaactttttgtatgaaaggattagtgattggtttagaaactatactttacaacgagaattcatttgtgaaattctaaaccatcaaaaatccgatcgtcaaagaCCACCATCCAAAACTTGCTTCTATTGTCACAAGACTGGTCATCTTATAAACACATGCTACAAAAAGTATGGTTTTCTAACCCATCTcaagaaacaacaacaacaacaacaacaacacaacaCATAAGCAATGAATGTGATGACCACTGCAAAACCTAATGAAAGCAGACGTCAAACCTTTGTTCCACAACAAGATGGTAGTAGTGCTGAGTTCTCTTTCACTCAAGATAAAAAAACAAGCACTCATAACTTTACTGCAACAGTCCCCTTTTCAATCTCTTAGTGCCACAATCAATTCTTCAGAGTCAGGTATTCTTACTCACACACTACACATGAGCACACACATATCACACCTCTTGTCATTAAAATCATTTTACTCCAACTCTTGGATACGTGATTCAGGAACCACTGATCATGTATGTCACACACTCACTGATTTTATCAGTTACAGTCATAGAAAAccaattttggtaaaattacCTAATGGTTATCATACTATCACTTCTATTTCAAGAACCatcctttttttaaaagatttttatcTTACAAATATTGTATACATTGCtaatttcaatttcaaccttATGTCAATTTCTCAAATAACTCAAAACTTACAATGCAAAGCTTCTTTCACTGACAAGAGTTGTGAGATATTGGATTTGAGTACATGGAGGATGATTAGCACAGCTGAGGAAAATAGAAGATTGTACACTTTGACTATTCAACCAAACAGTAAAGTGGTTTAAAATTCTATCTCAtctctcattcaaaaatcacaagTACCATATACTACACATGATGGAGCATGCCACAATGATACTTCTCTTTTCAATAGCACAATAAATTGCACCAGCAATATCAATAATCTGTGGCACCTTAGACTAGGTCATATACCAAAAGATACATTGCAATTGATGCATGACCTTTATCCATTTGTCGATTGTAAAGAATTTGCACAACCATGtgattgatgcgtgagcattttatacctattttctgcttattttctagttaaatttagttagaatttagtaagtttaattatattttagtgttaaaatcttctttggatactactttgagttttttggtgtttttattttttcaggtAAAATTCGGAcgaatttggcagagttttgtgcaagaaaaaagggaagaaagtagATGTTGCcaaccctgacctccttgcactccaacgagtataacttaagctacaaaggtccaattaaCGCGGTTCCAATGACGTTGAAAAGCcaacttttagagctttccaacgatagataatattctataattttcttCTTGAATCATTGCCATGAAGGGCACTAAACGCCGAGCTTGGTGTTTAGCGCTTAGGAAGACAGAACCAGCACCCAAGCCACTGccaattctggcgctgaacgtcaATTCTAGCACTAAACGCTAGTAGTGCGAGTCAAAATCACCCAAGGGAACATCTTTAGTCCgatttagcttttaattattatcttatctttatttttgttatttttatttacaaataaaaccttttagatttagaatttaatattttattttagtttcaaatcaaattaggttagttataaaagggagatGATTCAACCTTTCAAGGGCATCTCTCCTAGGGGGGCTTGGATATTCTCTTTCGCACTTTTTCAGAACccttgttttctctgtaagtcatgagccactaaacctctttggttaaggttaggagctctgtttatttctatggattatgactattgcttttctattttaactaatgtattgattcagtttcaaggattactttcgttctttattttatgaatctgggtggaatgagagtatgacccttattctagatGCGTTCTTGTGACCCTTGGGAGAGGTCTCTCACCTGAACACAACTTCAaaataaattcctcctaaattgctaattacttggacttatatggatatgtgacatataatccatttagctttggataattagggtttttgtggccataaactagatttgaacttaaccctctaatcggaatcaagtgaccaagagattggcggttgatgaaggttagaggagactaaatcactaagagactaaggtttagtcaattacagtttgccatgaaatgaatattgcatgattaaaatagttggtaagaaaacttaatccaaaaaagtaaacatctcagataccttaactgtttctctCATTGATTTCTACACCAAACACATTATTTGCTTCCTTTATTCTtgatttattgtttaatgcttttgaaaccTACAAAACTAACTTTTCTGTCTACTTAACTAAACCAATCAGCCAACCATTATTGCTCAGTTCATcagtcctcgtgggatcgatcctcactcaactaaggtattacttggacgacccggtgcacttgccggttcagttgtggatATTCTCAAAATCCGCACCAGTGATGTTTTTCATTtctctaaacaaaagaaactttcCTTTTCTATAAGTTCTACTacatctaataaatttttttatttagtgcaCTTTGATATATGGGGCCAATTTTCATTCCTTTCACtaatgattttaaatattttttgacaATAGTTGAAGATAAGAGTAGATATACATGGGTAcactttttcaaactaaaatctaaagttttaaatttggttaaaaattttgttttcttgATAGAAACTCAATTCGGCAAAACAATAAAGTCCATTCGATCTAATAATGGTCTAGAATTTAATCTCACATCTTTTTACCAATCTAAAGGTATCATTCATCAAACTTCATGTGCAAAAACTCTACAACAAAATGGCGTTATGGAGAGGAAGCACCAACACATTCTTAATATTACTAGAGGTCttattttccaatcaaatcttcaCAAATGTCTCTAGCCTCATACAATAGACCATGTTGTGCACTTGATGAATAAAATACCTAGTATTAAACTTAAAAAGAACTCACCATTTAGCATTTATATGGAAGGGTACCTGACATTAACTCCTGAAAATTGTTTGGCTTCCTTACTTTTGCTTGCACACTGACAGCAAATAGGAAGAAGCTTGACAGTAGAGCCAGGAATTGTCTAATCCTTAGACTCAAACCAAACACTAAAGGATACATTTTGATggatttaacaaataaaaaagttTTCATTTCAAGGAACATTATGTTTTATGAATCTAACCTTTTATCACAAAAAGCACGAACATTCCAATAGAGAAACCAAGGCGTTTGACTTCATCTTTGACTATTTTTGAAGAAATATATCCTTTTATTGTTACATTTCATGCATCACATATATATCATGCACTAGACACTCTCACTCATAATCACACACAACAACATAGTTCATCATCTCATAATCAAACATTGGCACCTAATGCACAGTTTGATCACACACTCACACCAAATTCCTCAAATTCACTAATTCAACATACTTTGGATCATGCACATCCTCATCTCCTCCTTCACAAACAGCACCATTACCTCATACACTAAAACAACAACACTCACAATTGAATGAGAGACCATGCAGAACCAGAAAGCCACCACATTACTTAAAGGACTATCATTGCATGCAAACTTCATCTTCTAAAGCTACTGCCAATAGTCATTGCAGATATCCAATTTCTGCTCACTTATCATATGATGCACCCTCACCATCTTAGAGACATTTTTTTCTCACCATATCATCCAACACTGAACCCAAGTCTTTTGAAGAAGCTGTGAAGGAAGATTGTTGGAAGAAAGCTATCAGTGATGAACTTTTATCTCTTAAAAGTAATAGAACTTGGTCTCTCACAACCCTCCCTGTTGGAAAAAAGGCAATAGGTTGCAAATGGGTCTTCAAGACAAAGTACAAGTTTGATAACACCATCGAAAGATACAAAGCAAGACTTGTTACGAAAGGATTTACTCAAACTGCGGACTTTAACTACTTCGATACATTCGATCCGGTGGTTAAAATGACAACATTCAGACTCATCATGGCTCTTGCAGCAGTAAAGGACTGGCACCTCCACCAATTGAATGTCAATACAACGTTTTTACATAGCGATTTACTCGAAAAAGTCTATATGAAAGCACCACCAGGTTTACAAGTCCCTTCCAATACTGTTTGCAAACTAAAAAGGTCTCTTTATGGACTCAAACAAGCGAGTAGACAGTGGAATTTGAAGTTCAACTTTGTCCTCACAACAGCAGACTACGTGCAGTCTAAGCATGACTAGTGTACATTGACGATATCGTCATGGCTGGGAATGACATGCAAGAGATTAATAACTTGAAGACATTTTCTTGACAAGAAATTTACCATCAAGGACCTTGGCCAACTCAAGTTCTTTCTTGGCATGGAAATTGCTCAAAATGGCAAGGGAATTGCTCTTTATCAACGGAAATATACCTTTGATCTCATCAAAGATTTTGGTATGTTAGAATCCAAACTTGTTTTCATTCTCATGTGCTGCACCTCTCAACTTACAAAGACTTCAGGTACTAGACTCGAAGACGCAACCAAGTATAGGCAACTCATTGGGCGCCTCATCTACTTTACTAACACATGTCCAGACATCTCTTTTGCGGCCAGCAAACTTAGTCAATATCTAGATTGTCCTACTAATGATCATTATAGAGCTGACATGCATATTTTTCGTTACTTCAAAGGCTCCCCAGCAGCTGGTCTTTTCTTCAGCGGCAACTCTGACATCTCTCTATCTAGCTAGACAGATTTTGACTGGGCAACCTGTGCCGATACACATTGCCCTATCTCTGGTCAATGCTTCTTTCTTGGCACTTTTCTCATCTCTTGGAAGAGTAAGAAACAAGCCACGGTGACCCGCTTCTCATCTAAGGCCAAATACAAGGCAATGGCCCTTGGTTCTATTGAAGGACAATGACTTCTCTATCTCCTCAAGGACCTCAATGTCAATCATCCAAAGTCTTTTACAATGTACTGCGACATTCACTCCGCATTCCATATCGCCGTCAATCCATCTTTCATAAGTGAACAAAACATATAGAAGTGAATTGCCATATCATAAGAAAAAAGGTTCAAGATGGGATACTCAAGCTACTGCTAATCTCTTGAGCTCACCAAACAGTTGATCTATTCACCAAAGCTTTAGCTCTGAACCCTTCAAGCAGATGTATTCCAAGCTTGGATTAGTGAATTTTCACTATCCAGCTTGAGGGGGGATATTGATACCCCTAAGCTAGCTATATGTAACATTCATTTAGCACACTAATTAGGTTAGCTATGCTCTAAGTTAGCTTTACGAAATAAACATCAATCTCATACTCTTCACAGGTGAGGTtcatcattttaaatttgtgtgcCAAATTCCTTTCTCTCCAATTTGAATTTCTTATCTCTTTTCTCTGAGTTCGAGTCACAAGTTTCCCGAGTTTGAACAGAAGAGGACTTCTTCATTGGACATTCTATCATCAAAACGTGCTCCACAAGGTTACTACAAGCCTACAAGGGCAAGAACTGCAAGCCTACTGGTTTCCATACCCGTAAAGGTACAGTTGACtttaaaattttcttaattttgtcATGGATGTCAGAATTGGCAATATGGGTTCCTGCTCTCTGAAGCCCTTTTGATTTATTCTTTCTTCATTTCAATTGTCATTGTttgttcttttaaaaaatttatgaattAGAAGACCCAGAttcgtgtttttttatttttcttaatcctTTTCACTCTCTTCAGTCTCATAAGAATCGTTATACCATCTCTTTGCTATTATTGTTTGTTTATACAATTTGGAAGCTTCTTAATTCTTGTGAAATGAATGAATTAAATGTTTATTTTGTGTGAATTTTTTCGTTTCTTTGATATCGATGTATAACTTGGGAACCTTTTTCAATTTATATCTTAATTTCATGTTTCTGTCTTTGATTTGCTGATGGCTGCTTGCCGTGAAATAATGCTCAATTCTTCACATGATAGTTTGAGGGATTGTAGTTTACTCAGCTGCCAGCTCAGTCAGTTAGAATTAGAAGTAGTTAGAAGCTGTTTAGTTAGTTATACTAGATGAATAGTTAGACTTAGCTAAGTGTAACTCATACATGTATATTAGCATACCCTGGTACTATAGTAACTGTGCATTGATTCATTGCAAGTGTAAGGAGTGCATGAAGTTAGTcgcacatcaaagaaagcaaggaagagtgaggagtttataagatgagagacccattaacttaatACATTAAGATTTTGAGTTGGCTATAGTgtcttttaattttatgttttcatcttATTACTGAACTTTCAATTGCAGAAATCAGTCATA
Encoded here:
- the LOC112750013 gene encoding uncharacterized protein; its protein translation is MEIAQNGKGIALYQRKYTFDLIKDFGMLESKLVFILMCCTSQLTKTSELTCIFFVTSKAPQQLVFSSAATLTSLYLARQILTGQPVPIHIALSLVNASFLALFSSLGRVRNKPRSSHKFPEFEQKRTSSLDILSSKRAPQGYYKPTRARTASLLVSIPVKFHDPQRWTREQAPPYLSKATFAAFKLNDSRWDSDYKKLWKPPPNHGFLPCTKPTPNYTTYPESRGYKWRYVW